GAAGGTTGACCCACTGTGGTAGGAACAGCCCCACTGACTGAACCACACATGCCTGGAGCAAGCGCCATATCTTGACCTACCATACTGATCTCTTTCAGTACTTTTGGACCCGTGCTAATGAGCGTTGCCGTTTTTAGAGGCTTGGTGATCTTGCCGTTTTCTATAAGGTAAGCTTCTCGTACTGAAAAGTTAAATTCACCAGTACCCGGTTGAACAGAGCCACCGCCCATTTTTTTTGCGTAAATACCGCGTTCAATACCAGCGAGCATGTCATCAAGTGTATGCTCACCTCTTTCGATGAAGGTATTACGCATACGCGATGTGGGTGCAAACTTATAATTCTGACGACGGCCAGAGCCGGTTGGTTCATAACCCGTTTTCATGCCGCCCATTTTATCGACCATAAAGCCAGTTAGCTTGCCGTCTTTAATGAGTTGAGTACGCTGTGTCGCCATGCCTTCATCATCAACATGAATTGAGCCCCACTCGTTAGTCATGGTGCCATCATCAACCGCATTCACACTAGTATGAGCAATCATCTCACCCATTTTGTCATGGAATACCGATGCCTTTTTCGCAACTGACGTTGTTTCTAACAAATGGCCACACGCTTCATGGAAGATAACGCCACCAAAGCCGTTACCAATAACCACCGGCATTTCACCAGATGGGCATGCGTCAGCACCGAGTTTAACAAGAGCTTGACGAGCGATGGTTTGACCAAGTTCTTTGGCGTCTAATTGCTCACTAAACTCCCAACCTGCTAACGCACCTGGGCCTTCTGAACCCGAAGATTGTTCGTTACCCTTCTGCGCAACGGTATTACCCGCGACACGAATGTAATGTCGAGTGTCATCAACATGCAATCCTTCCGAATTAAAGATAGAAACCTGCTGTTCGCGTTGTAAAACGCTACCAATAAACTGGCTAATGTATTCACTTTCTATACGAGCGGCTTGATCGACTTTAAGTAGAAAATCGATTTTGGAATCGAGGTTAGCGTCTTTGTTCAACGGCATACGGCAGGCATGTTGAATTGGATAGCGATTAAGGTTCAAAGAACCCGCTGACGCAATTTGTTCACGTTTATCTTTCGCAGCAAGCAGTGATGTCACGCGCTTCAATTCAGCTTCATCCGTACTGTTGGTGTAACCATAAAGCACTTTTTTTCCGTAAAAAAGACGAATACCGATACCAAAATCGATACCTGAATTGACCTTGTCCACTTCCCCCGATGCGATTTGAACAGTGTTGGTTAGATGATGTTCAACAAATAACTCAGCAAAATCAGCCCCTAGAAAGAGAGCGTGATCGATCACTGCTTTCGCCGATACAGAATTCAGCATGAAATCTCCTTGTTCATTGTAGGTCATAGCCTAGCTTACTTTTAAACTACGTGAGGTTTATTAGTAAGTTGAATTGGTTAACGTTTTCGATGCCGTGTTTTATTGCTCTGCGACGCTTAGTTAGGTACACAGCAATGACGTAATTTTAATTGTACTTGGTTTTTTGAACGTCACGACAGAATCGACATAACCTAAAAACAGACTCTATAACGTTCAATGAGAACGACGTGTGAGGCACTGAATCAGGTAATCGATTGCATAAAAACGAATAGATTGATTGTGAACTTACATAAAAATGTTAAAAATAACAAAGGAATTATTGAAGTTCTAATTTGTATCGTAAGGAATATGTTGCAAGAAGTGGGGTTTACAATGGGTGTTTTGAAATTTACATACAGCAGATAAAAAAGTGACGCAAATGGTTAAAAACCATTTGCGTCGGCTTACAAGATTATAACGCTACAACGTTAGAAGCTTGTGGGCCTTTTTGACCTTGTTCAACTTCGAAAGAAACCTTTTGGCCTTCCGCAAGTGTTTTGAAGCCTTCAGAAGCGATAGCACGGAAGTGAACGAATACGTCAGCACCGCCGTTGTCTTGAGTAATGAAACCGAAACCTTTCTCTTCGTTAAACCATTTTACGATGCCAGTAGTCTTAGACATGATATGTCCCTTATATAATTAAATTCATAA
This DNA window, taken from Vibrio tapetis subsp. tapetis, encodes the following:
- a CDS encoding cold-shock protein, with amino-acid sequence MSKTTGIVKWFNEEKGFGFITQDNGGADVFVHFRAIASEGFKTLAEGQKVSFEVEQGQKGPQASNVVAL
- a CDS encoding TldD/PmbA family protein, encoding MLNSVSAKAVIDHALFLGADFAELFVEHHLTNTVQIASGEVDKVNSGIDFGIGIRLFYGKKVLYGYTNSTDEAELKRVTSLLAAKDKREQIASAGSLNLNRYPIQHACRMPLNKDANLDSKIDFLLKVDQAARIESEYISQFIGSVLQREQQVSIFNSEGLHVDDTRHYIRVAGNTVAQKGNEQSSGSEGPGALAGWEFSEQLDAKELGQTIARQALVKLGADACPSGEMPVVIGNGFGGVIFHEACGHLLETTSVAKKASVFHDKMGEMIAHTSVNAVDDGTMTNEWGSIHVDDEGMATQRTQLIKDGKLTGFMVDKMGGMKTGYEPTGSGRRQNYKFAPTSRMRNTFIERGEHTLDDMLAGIERGIYAKKMGGGSVQPGTGEFNFSVREAYLIENGKITKPLKTATLISTGPKVLKEISMVGQDMALAPGMCGSVSGAVPTTVGQPSLKVDNILVGGGN